The following are encoded in a window of Kitasatospora fiedleri genomic DNA:
- a CDS encoding ferritin-like domain-containing protein → MSTDWELPISEQQLARLTWDMEQAHRETLPAMRAGALDLAAELRTRPALQEPGPGRRRFLLGVGGAAAALTLAACSSGKSATSPAPNASSAPASGAASGSASGQYTGDLKVVALATALENQAVGAYQAALDAAKAGKLGTVPPAVATFITTAMGQHADHAKAWNAVLTGAGKPAITDVPLSNQPATLDALGKAATVGDVAQLALQLENQAAQTYLFATYNVTSPGGIATAATIAPVEAMHAAILHYVLGQYPVPDDFLPVDKAANPTLLTV, encoded by the coding sequence GACATGGAGCAGGCCCACCGCGAGACCCTGCCCGCGATGCGGGCCGGCGCCCTCGACCTGGCCGCCGAGCTGCGCACCCGGCCCGCCCTCCAGGAGCCCGGCCCCGGCCGTCGGCGTTTCCTGCTGGGCGTGGGCGGGGCCGCCGCCGCGCTGACCCTGGCCGCCTGCTCCAGCGGCAAGTCCGCCACCTCACCCGCCCCGAACGCCTCCTCCGCGCCCGCCTCCGGCGCCGCGTCCGGCTCGGCGTCGGGCCAGTACACCGGGGACCTGAAGGTGGTGGCGCTGGCCACCGCGCTGGAGAACCAGGCCGTGGGCGCCTACCAGGCCGCCCTGGACGCCGCCAAGGCCGGCAAGCTCGGCACCGTCCCGCCCGCCGTGGCCACCTTCATCACCACCGCGATGGGCCAGCACGCCGACCACGCCAAGGCCTGGAACGCCGTGCTGACCGGCGCGGGCAAGCCCGCGATCACCGACGTCCCGCTCTCCAACCAGCCCGCCACCCTGGACGCCCTCGGCAAGGCCGCCACCGTCGGCGACGTCGCCCAACTCGCCCTCCAACTCGAGAACCAGGCCGCGCAGACCTACCTGTTCGCGACCTACAACGTCACCAGCCCCGGCGGCATCGCCACCGCCGCCACCATCGCCCCCGTCGAGGCCATGCACGCCGCCATCCTCCACTACGTCCTGGGCCAGTACCCCGTCCCCGACGACTTCCTCCCCGTCGACAAGGCCGCCAACCCCACCCTCCTCACCGTCTGA
- a CDS encoding cupredoxin domain-containing protein has product MTRTTGRPSAALVLAVALTAVLAAAGCSSSAPAPSSTSTGPSAAASNSPGAPSGSTGTSSSSSSSSTAATTVSIKDFKFSPDTLTVAPGATVTVTNQDSTTHTLTSAGQKAFDTGSIAPGATATFTAPDTPAPTPTSAPSTSS; this is encoded by the coding sequence GTGACCCGCACCACCGGACGGCCGTCGGCCGCCCTCGTCCTCGCCGTCGCCCTCACCGCCGTCCTGGCCGCCGCCGGGTGCTCCAGCAGCGCCCCCGCCCCGTCGTCGACGTCCACCGGCCCGAGCGCCGCGGCCTCGAACAGCCCGGGCGCGCCCTCCGGCAGCACCGGCACCTCCAGCAGCAGCAGTTCCAGCAGCACCGCGGCGACCACCGTGTCGATCAAGGACTTCAAGTTCAGCCCCGACACCCTCACCGTCGCCCCCGGCGCCACGGTCACCGTCACCAACCAGGACTCCACCACCCACACCCTGACCTCGGCCGGTCAGAAGGCCTTCGACACCGGCAGCATCGCCCCCGGCGCCACCGCGACCTTCACCGCCCCGGACACCCCGGCCCCTACCCCTACCTCTGCACCATCCACCAGTTCATGA
- a CDS encoding nickel/cobalt transporter, translating into MEAARFLARTGAAAAATLCLLAVGAPAADAHPLGNFSLNHYLGLTVRPDTVEALAVTDAAEIPTLQEQPKIDRDGDGTADDAERAAWADAQCGLTVQHLRVTAGPDATPLTWRTDSARFRYEDGSAGLRTSRLECVLHADLRLPAAGSEILVTAGNDPGRVGWNEITARGDGVTLNGSDVPAESVSKELRDYPRDLLDSPSGVTHARFLARPGGAAAPAGAAAVRADGSGPTAWLAGLNTRLAGIGAAERLTVPLGLLAVLLSLVLGAGHALLPGHGKTVMAAYLAGRRGRTRDAVTVGATVTVTHTAGVIVIGLGLTTFSSLAGDVLLGWLGVLSGALVVLVGAGLLRDAVRRSRQARTHGRLPHPQPGADDAEARESRELAHAAAHAAGTPHDHDPHPEPDGHHPHAETHHGHAHTAVAEHDHGHAHTAVAEHDHEHPHSHDHDHDHPHDHDHDHSHDHDHDHGHDHGGHLTHGHHGHHGHRHGLFGGHHRHDHAAATSRRSLIGLGIAGGLVPSPSALVVLLGAIALGRTLFGAALVVAYGVGMAATLTAVGLLLVRVGDRLAAVRSGSVAGRIHRLAPYSGLLTALLILTVGLGLVVRSLPSTL; encoded by the coding sequence GTGGAGGCAGCGCGATTCCTTGCCAGAACAGGTGCCGCCGCGGCGGCCACCCTGTGCCTGCTGGCGGTCGGCGCACCCGCCGCCGACGCCCACCCGCTGGGCAACTTCTCCCTCAACCACTACCTCGGCCTGACCGTCCGGCCCGACACCGTCGAGGCCCTCGCCGTCACCGACGCCGCCGAGATCCCCACCCTCCAGGAGCAGCCGAAGATCGACCGCGACGGCGACGGCACCGCCGACGACGCCGAACGCGCGGCCTGGGCGGACGCGCAGTGCGGCCTGACGGTCCAGCACCTCCGGGTGACGGCCGGTCCGGACGCGACGCCGCTGACCTGGCGGACCGACTCGGCGCGGTTCCGCTACGAGGACGGCTCGGCCGGCCTGCGCACCAGCCGGCTCGAATGCGTGCTCCACGCCGACCTGCGGCTGCCCGCCGCCGGGAGCGAGATCCTGGTGACCGCCGGGAACGACCCGGGCCGGGTGGGCTGGAACGAGATCACCGCGCGCGGCGACGGCGTGACGCTGAACGGCTCCGACGTCCCGGCCGAGTCGGTCTCCAAGGAACTGCGGGACTACCCGAGGGACCTGCTGGACAGCCCCAGCGGCGTCACCCACGCCCGGTTCCTGGCCCGGCCCGGTGGCGCCGCCGCACCCGCCGGGGCGGCGGCCGTCCGGGCGGACGGCTCCGGGCCGACCGCCTGGCTGGCCGGCCTGAACACCCGCCTCGCCGGGATCGGCGCCGCCGAGCGGCTGACCGTCCCGCTGGGCCTGCTCGCGGTCCTGCTCTCCCTCGTGCTCGGCGCCGGTCACGCCCTGCTGCCCGGGCACGGCAAGACGGTGATGGCGGCCTACCTGGCCGGCCGGCGCGGGCGCACCCGCGACGCCGTCACCGTCGGCGCGACCGTCACGGTGACCCACACCGCCGGGGTCATCGTCATCGGCCTGGGCCTGACCACGTTCTCCTCGCTGGCCGGCGACGTGCTGCTGGGCTGGCTGGGCGTGCTCAGCGGCGCGCTGGTCGTCCTGGTGGGAGCCGGCCTGCTGCGCGACGCCGTCCGCCGCTCCCGCCAGGCCCGCACGCACGGCCGCCTCCCGCACCCCCAACCGGGCGCCGACGACGCCGAGGCCAGGGAGTCCAGGGAACTCGCCCACGCCGCCGCCCACGCCGCAGGCACCCCGCACGACCACGACCCGCACCCCGAACCGGACGGCCACCACCCGCACGCCGAGACCCACCACGGCCACGCGCACACGGCGGTCGCCGAGCACGACCACGGCCACGCGCACACGGCGGTCGCCGAGCACGACCACGAGCACCCGCACAGCCACGATCACGATCACGACCACCCGCACGATCACGACCATGACCACAGCCATGACCACGACCACGACCACGGTCATGACCACGGCGGACACCTGACGCACGGTCACCACGGTCACCACGGCCACCGCCACGGCCTGTTCGGCGGCCACCACCGGCACGACCACGCCGCCGCCACGAGCCGGCGCAGCCTGATCGGTCTCGGCATCGCCGGCGGCCTGGTCCCCAGCCCGTCCGCGCTGGTGGTGCTGCTCGGCGCGATCGCCCTCGGCCGGACGCTGTTCGGCGCGGCCCTGGTGGTCGCGTACGGCGTGGGCATGGCCGCGACCCTCACCGCCGTCGGCCTGCTGCTGGTCCGGGTCGGCGACCGGCTGGCTGCGGTGCGGAGCGGGTCGGTCGCCGGGCGCATCCACCGGCTCGCCCCGTACAGCGGGCTGCTCACCGCGCTGCTGATCCTGACCGTCGGGCTGGGACTGGTCGTCCGCAGCCTGCCCTCGACCCTCTGA
- a CDS encoding tetratricopeptide repeat protein, producing MNRRRRLLPAAVATALGVGLFLAGGLGLAPQRGGAPAPERPPGQDTADTGLAGDIRGLQEHLRSTPDDALAMASLGLAYVQQAKITADPSYYPKAEDVLTRSLRTDPDGNFTAMAGMAALTGARHDFTAALDWSQRAIAINPDNSTLYGTLADACTQLGRYPESFDAAQRMVDLKPGTPSLARASYTWELRGDTAAATALMKRALDDANTAADRAFALYHLSLLALGGGDPATALAQAETGLRAAPGTASLLEARGRAEAALGRSDEAVADLRRATAQVPQPEYVLELGELLQSLGRTAEAEEQYRVLRAEWKLFTDNGVALDADAALFEADHGDPATAVAIAEQGLRTRPFLDTHDAYAWALHAAGRDTEALRESDQALALGTRNALFHYHRAVILRALGRNDEARTEFGTALATDPAFHPLHAPAARAALAELAPGS from the coding sequence GTGAACCGACGCCGCCGTCTGCTGCCCGCCGCCGTCGCCACCGCCCTCGGCGTGGGCCTGTTCCTGGCCGGCGGCCTCGGCCTCGCCCCGCAGCGCGGCGGTGCCCCGGCCCCGGAGCGGCCCCCCGGCCAGGACACCGCCGACACCGGTCTGGCCGGGGACATCCGCGGGTTGCAGGAGCACCTGCGGAGCACGCCCGACGACGCCCTCGCGATGGCCTCCCTGGGCCTGGCGTACGTCCAGCAGGCCAAGATCACCGCCGACCCGTCGTACTACCCGAAGGCGGAGGACGTCCTCACCCGCTCGCTGCGGACCGACCCCGACGGCAACTTCACCGCGATGGCCGGCATGGCCGCCCTCACCGGCGCCCGCCACGACTTCACCGCGGCCCTCGACTGGTCGCAGCGGGCGATCGCGATCAACCCCGACAACTCCACCCTCTACGGGACGCTCGCCGACGCCTGCACCCAACTCGGCCGCTACCCCGAGTCGTTCGACGCCGCGCAGCGCATGGTCGACCTCAAGCCAGGCACCCCCTCCCTCGCCCGCGCCTCCTACACCTGGGAGCTGCGCGGCGACACCGCCGCGGCCACCGCGCTCATGAAACGCGCCCTCGACGACGCCAACACCGCCGCCGACCGGGCCTTCGCGCTCTACCACCTCAGCCTGCTGGCGCTCGGCGGCGGCGACCCGGCCACCGCCCTCGCCCAGGCCGAGACGGGCCTGCGCGCCGCCCCCGGCACCGCCTCGCTGCTGGAGGCCAGGGGCCGGGCCGAGGCCGCGCTCGGCCGCAGCGACGAGGCCGTCGCCGACCTCCGGCGGGCGACCGCCCAGGTGCCGCAGCCCGAGTACGTCCTCGAACTCGGCGAGCTGCTCCAGTCGTTGGGCCGCACCGCGGAGGCCGAGGAGCAGTACCGGGTGCTGCGCGCCGAGTGGAAGCTGTTCACCGACAACGGCGTGGCACTCGACGCCGACGCCGCCCTGTTCGAGGCCGACCACGGCGACCCGGCCACCGCCGTCGCGATCGCCGAACAGGGCCTGCGCACCCGCCCGTTCCTGGACACCCACGACGCCTACGCCTGGGCCCTGCACGCCGCCGGCCGCGACACGGAGGCCCTGCGGGAGTCCGACCAGGCGCTCGCGCTCGGCACCCGCAACGCACTCTTCCACTACCACCGCGCGGTGATCCTGCGCGCGCTCGGCCGGAACGACGAGGCCCGCACCGAGTTCGGGACGGCGCTGGCGACCGACCCCGCCTTCCACCCCCTGCACGCCCCCGCCGCCCGCGCCGCCCTGGCCGAACTCGCGCCCGGGAGCTGA
- a CDS encoding class F sortase yields the protein MTPPERAGRPLPASGRPAVVRARAALTRAGAAAAAVRAALTRARESRPPVGPGAEQGGTATDRTGAAATRDSEAATRDSAAGRDAPTRAEEVRPPAGPGEERGETVVDRARAAATRAGAAVRSALTRTQEARPPADPDRERGETVVGRVGAGVARAGAAGRDALTRTQEIRPLADPGGQRGETVTGRARAAVRAFGPWRVVGVGAVAAGLALAGLGVAAVVDRPAVPAVAQGVDVGELPATVHGAAPVAAPTASEAGRAPVAPPVRLRIPRIGVDTGLSDLQVQEDGHLAAPADPDVAGWWSQGPAPGGPGTAVIVGHVDSLTGPAVFAGLSVLRPGDGIDVLAADGTSTAFTVQALRSYDKQGFPAEQVFGDTPGPSLRLITCDGVYDHGQHAYPANLVVFAVPAQAAASAAPTGGTPPPTQHPGVPQ from the coding sequence GTGACACCGCCCGAACGGGCCGGCCGGCCGCTCCCCGCGAGCGGCCGGCCGGCCGTCGTGCGGGCCCGGGCCGCCCTCACCCGGGCCGGCGCCGCCGCAGCAGCCGTCCGCGCCGCCCTGACCCGCGCACGGGAGAGCCGTCCGCCGGTCGGCCCGGGTGCGGAGCAGGGCGGGACGGCCACCGACCGGACCGGTGCGGCCGCGACGCGGGACAGCGAGGCCGCGACACGGGACAGCGCTGCCGGCCGCGACGCCCCGACCCGCGCGGAGGAAGTCCGCCCGCCCGCCGGCCCGGGTGAGGAACGCGGCGAGACGGTCGTCGATCGGGCCCGTGCCGCCGCGACGCGAGCCGGGGCCGCCGTCCGCAGCGCCCTGACCCGTACGCAGGAGGCTCGCCCGCCCGCCGACCCGGATCGGGAGCGCGGCGAGACGGTCGTCGGCCGGGTCGGTGCGGGCGTGGCGCGAGCCGGGGCCGCCGGCCGCGACGCCCTGACCCGCACGCAGGAGATCCGCCCGCTCGCCGACCCGGGCGGGCAACGCGGTGAGACGGTCACCGGCCGGGCCCGGGCCGCCGTCCGGGCGTTCGGGCCGTGGCGGGTGGTGGGGGTGGGTGCGGTGGCGGCGGGGCTGGCGTTGGCCGGGCTCGGGGTGGCGGCCGTCGTCGACCGTCCGGCGGTGCCCGCCGTCGCGCAGGGCGTCGACGTCGGCGAGTTGCCCGCCACCGTGCACGGCGCGGCACCCGTCGCCGCGCCGACCGCGTCGGAGGCCGGCCGCGCGCCGGTCGCTCCGCCCGTCCGGCTGCGCATTCCCCGGATCGGTGTCGACACCGGGCTCAGTGACCTCCAGGTGCAGGAGGACGGGCACCTCGCCGCGCCCGCGGACCCGGACGTCGCGGGCTGGTGGAGCCAGGGCCCCGCCCCGGGCGGCCCCGGGACCGCGGTGATCGTCGGCCACGTCGACTCCCTGACCGGCCCGGCGGTGTTCGCGGGCCTGTCCGTGCTGCGTCCGGGCGACGGCATCGACGTCCTGGCGGCGGACGGGACGAGCACCGCCTTCACCGTCCAGGCCCTGCGCAGCTACGACAAGCAGGGGTTCCCCGCCGAGCAGGTCTTCGGCGACACCCCCGGACCGAGCCTGCGCCTGATCACCTGCGACGGCGTCTACGACCACGGACAGCACGCCTACCCCGCCAACCTGGTGGTCTTCGCCGTCCCGGCGCAGGCCGCCGCCTCCGCCGCCCCGACCGGCGGAACGCCCCCGCCCACCCAGCACCCCGGAGTACCGCAGTGA
- a CDS encoding DUF4331 domain-containing protein gives MQRPPSSKLSSLARRSEKPMAGLGVLALAAAGALVGLAPGVGHASSHREAPLISGDPRADNTDVYAFVSPDKPDTVTLVANWIPFEEPNGGPNFYPFADDAHYTIKIDSDGDGKPDTTYTWAFASHYRDDANQFLYNTGVVKSLDDPNLNYRQTYTLTVTGPDGKCKVLLKDAPVAPSNVGKASMPDYGSLRKQAVVDLPDGGQTFAGQADDPFFLDLRVFDLLYGGNLKESGHDTLTGYNVNTIAIQVPKTSLALKGDAERNPVIGVWSTTDRKGAVVADKGGEGKAGADKGGEGKGGGNKGGEGKAEGDWRQVSRLGNPLVNEVVVPIKYKDAFNALTPDQDHTVTPVVDKVKDPIVPKLVQSIYGIPAPAAPRNDLVEIFLTGICKACGPVQADLNSQLLNKDVKKDAFVPSEELRLNMGVAPAAAPNRLGVLAGDLAGFPNGRRLADDVVDITLQAAEGAAQTGTLVPALAAGDGVNANDHAFGHHFPYVALPNTAAVNQAVSDNPGGSVEAGFGGLSVSGFPVAGAAAMAGGVLVSAAGVLALRRRSARS, from the coding sequence ATGCAGCGTCCGCCGTCCTCGAAGCTGTCCTCCCTCGCCCGCCGTTCCGAGAAGCCCATGGCGGGCCTCGGGGTGCTGGCCCTCGCCGCCGCCGGCGCCCTCGTCGGCCTCGCCCCCGGCGTGGGCCACGCCTCCAGCCACCGGGAGGCGCCGCTCATCTCGGGCGACCCGCGGGCCGACAACACGGACGTGTACGCGTTCGTCAGCCCGGACAAGCCCGACACCGTCACCCTGGTGGCGAACTGGATTCCGTTCGAGGAGCCGAACGGCGGCCCGAACTTCTATCCGTTCGCCGACGACGCGCACTACACCATCAAGATCGACAGCGACGGCGACGGCAAGCCCGACACCACCTACACCTGGGCGTTCGCCAGCCACTACCGCGACGACGCCAACCAGTTCCTGTACAACACCGGCGTGGTGAAGTCGCTGGACGACCCGAACCTGAACTACCGCCAGACCTACACCCTCACGGTCACCGGCCCGGACGGGAAGTGCAAGGTCCTGCTCAAGGACGCCCCCGTCGCGCCGTCGAACGTCGGCAAGGCGTCGATGCCGGACTACGGCTCGCTGCGCAAGCAGGCCGTCGTGGACCTCCCCGACGGCGGGCAGACCTTCGCCGGCCAGGCCGACGACCCGTTCTTCCTCGACCTGCGGGTCTTCGACCTGCTCTACGGCGGGAACCTCAAGGAGTCCGGCCACGACACCCTGACCGGCTACAACGTCAACACCATCGCCATCCAGGTGCCGAAGACGAGCCTGGCGCTGAAGGGCGACGCCGAGCGCAACCCGGTGATCGGGGTGTGGTCCACCACCGACCGCAAGGGCGCGGTCGTCGCGGACAAGGGCGGCGAGGGCAAGGCCGGCGCGGACAAGGGCGGCGAGGGCAAGGGCGGCGGGAACAAGGGCGGCGAGGGCAAGGCCGAGGGCGACTGGCGGCAGGTGTCCCGGCTGGGCAACCCGCTCGTCAACGAGGTCGTCGTGCCGATCAAGTACAAGGACGCCTTCAACGCGCTGACCCCGGACCAGGACCACACCGTCACCCCCGTGGTCGACAAGGTCAAGGACCCGATCGTGCCCAAGCTCGTCCAGAGCATCTACGGCATCCCCGCCCCGGCGGCGCCGCGCAACGACCTGGTGGAGATCTTCCTGACCGGCATCTGCAAGGCGTGCGGGCCGGTCCAGGCCGACCTGAACTCGCAGCTGCTCAACAAGGACGTCAAGAAGGACGCCTTCGTGCCCTCCGAGGAGCTGCGCCTGAACATGGGCGTCGCCCCGGCCGCCGCCCCCAACCGGCTCGGCGTGCTCGCCGGTGACCTGGCGGGCTTCCCCAACGGTCGCCGCCTGGCCGACGACGTCGTCGACATCACCCTGCAGGCCGCCGAGGGCGCCGCGCAGACCGGGACCCTGGTGCCCGCGCTGGCCGCCGGTGACGGCGTGAACGCCAACGACCACGCCTTCGGCCACCACTTCCCCTACGTGGCGCTGCCGAACACCGCCGCCGTGAACCAGGCCGTCTCCGACAACCCGGGCGGCTCCGTCGAGGCCGGCTTCGGCGGGCTGTCCGTCAGCGGCTTCCCGGTCGCCGGCGCAGCCGCGATGGCCGGTGGCGTGCTGGTGTCGGCGGCGGGCGTGCTGGCGCTGCGCCGCCGCTCCGCCCGCTCGTGA
- a CDS encoding helix-turn-helix transcriptional regulator codes for MGRILHSARQAIGELACKVDELDRRLAEIRTGALPAHLDRLSGHGVEVFRGESEVRQLLEDTVATATGRILSMHPGTPLPASLLLAARRRDEEVLGRGVAVRTIHSESLLRVPRGRAHLKALRRAGAQIRTSATLPYRLTVLDTGLALVPAPTGGAGGAGGDCAEPAVAVVRNPDLVSLFAQTFEFCWQDARPAELAPPTRTGPTARQYQVLRLMQLGYKDEAIAREIGVSSRTMRRIVRELLEQLDATSRFSAGMAAQARGWLVPPRPHDGCR; via the coding sequence ATGGGCCGCATCCTCCACTCGGCCCGCCAGGCCATCGGCGAACTGGCTTGCAAGGTCGACGAGTTGGACCGCAGACTGGCCGAGATCCGGACCGGCGCGCTCCCCGCCCACCTGGACCGGCTGAGCGGTCACGGAGTGGAGGTGTTCCGGGGCGAGTCCGAGGTCCGGCAGCTGCTGGAGGACACCGTCGCGACGGCCACCGGCCGAATCCTCAGCATGCACCCCGGGACGCCGCTGCCGGCGTCGCTGCTGCTGGCCGCCCGCCGCCGGGACGAGGAGGTGCTGGGGCGCGGGGTGGCCGTCCGGACCATCCACAGCGAGTCGCTGCTCCGGGTGCCGCGCGGCCGGGCCCACCTGAAGGCGCTGCGCCGGGCGGGCGCGCAGATCCGCACCTCGGCGACCCTCCCCTACCGGCTGACCGTGCTCGACACCGGCCTCGCCCTGGTCCCGGCACCGACCGGCGGGGCCGGCGGGGCCGGCGGGGACTGTGCGGAGCCCGCGGTCGCAGTGGTGCGCAACCCCGACCTGGTCAGCCTGTTCGCGCAGACCTTCGAGTTCTGCTGGCAGGACGCCCGGCCGGCCGAACTCGCCCCGCCCACCCGCACCGGCCCCACCGCGCGCCAGTACCAGGTGCTGCGCCTGATGCAGCTCGGCTACAAGGACGAGGCGATCGCCCGGGAGATCGGCGTCTCCTCCCGCACCATGCGCCGCATCGTCCGGGAGCTGCTGGAGCAGCTCGACGCCACCAGCCGGTTCAGCGCGGGCATGGCCGCCCAGGCCCGCGGCTGGCTGGTCCCGCCGCGCCCGCACGACGGCTGCCGCTGA